One stretch of Flavobacterium sp. 9 DNA includes these proteins:
- a CDS encoding carboxypeptidase-like regulatory domain-containing protein gives MKKHLLGFLFFLLPVYLFSQEKNISIEYSNVTRKKAIEIIEKNSSFHFYFEDQWLSNDELISGKFQNTSIVVVLDDIFNNTTINYYIDQNSIILSNVLLISNTISESYFKSTPSKNDKLLVAPIYNKQYINGTKRDSDSIIMLGKQSLIDNSQMHTLSGYIKNRTSGKPEYNVTIKVKDKDFSTTSDANGYYSFKVPAGINTIETQSLNHETKVKKIVLYSNGKVDFNLDENVNALKEIVIENKKTRTVNSAITGLTSIDVENIKNVPLILGERDIFKVATTLPGIKTTGEGSAGFNVRGGKDDQNLFLLDNAVLYNPSHFLGFFSSVNPFTTKKADIYKGSIPAEFGGRLSSVFDIKSKSGNTEKLSGEAGIGPVMSNVTLEVPIVKGKSSLLFGGRASYSDWILKTIKDSNLENSQASFYDILLKYNHQLTKKDNLETSFYYSHDKYSISSDSVYKYNNQLATVKWDHDFNEKNKSSFIITNSQYKFNINYDSQPERSFDYGYRINETQFIFKMKYILNEKHVFNYGISSKLYNVNPGYLAPTNSSSQIKSIDLQNEKGLESALFFTENYKVNDELLINLGLRYSMFSALGPASQNVYETDFPKSDRTVLETKTYSNNDVIKTYGGFEPRVSARYFILPDLSIKASFDRTYQYVHLLSSNTTQSPIDMWKLSDLNTEPQSSNQFSLGIFKNIIKNSLELSIEGYYKKSQNILDYKVGAELLLNKNIETELLQGEGKAYGVEFLIKKEKGNFNGWLSYTYSRALIKLDSKFDSEKVNNGEYFPTNYDKPHDFSAILNYKFTKRYSLSTNFVYQTGRPVTYPIGSYDFAGEQFTLYSDRNKYRIPDYYRLDIGVNIEGNHKIKKLAHSFWNVSVYNVLGRNNPYNVYFVTEDKKIKAYKTSIFSVPIPTITYNIKF, from the coding sequence ATGAAAAAACATCTCTTAGGTTTCTTATTCTTTTTACTGCCCGTTTATCTTTTTTCTCAGGAAAAAAATATTTCTATCGAATATTCTAATGTAACGCGAAAAAAAGCCATCGAAATAATTGAAAAAAATAGCTCTTTTCACTTTTATTTTGAGGATCAATGGTTATCTAACGACGAACTTATTTCTGGAAAATTTCAGAATACATCTATTGTAGTTGTTCTGGATGATATTTTTAATAATACCACGATAAACTATTACATTGATCAAAATAGTATTATTTTAAGTAATGTTCTTTTAATATCGAATACAATATCAGAGAGTTATTTTAAAAGTACGCCTTCTAAAAATGACAAATTATTAGTCGCTCCTATTTATAACAAACAGTATATAAATGGCACAAAAAGAGATTCCGATTCTATTATAATGCTAGGAAAACAATCTTTGATAGATAATTCGCAAATGCATACTTTATCTGGTTATATCAAAAATCGGACTTCAGGAAAACCCGAATATAATGTTACTATTAAGGTAAAAGACAAAGATTTTAGCACAACAAGTGATGCAAATGGTTACTACAGTTTTAAAGTACCAGCGGGAATTAACACAATTGAAACACAATCTCTTAATCACGAAACAAAGGTCAAGAAAATTGTACTTTACAGTAATGGAAAAGTAGATTTTAATCTGGACGAAAATGTAAATGCTCTTAAAGAAATTGTCATTGAAAATAAAAAAACAAGAACTGTAAATTCGGCCATTACAGGGCTTACGAGTATAGATGTTGAGAATATCAAAAATGTTCCTTTGATATTGGGCGAAAGAGATATTTTTAAAGTAGCAACAACGCTTCCGGGAATAAAAACTACGGGCGAAGGATCTGCAGGTTTTAATGTTCGAGGAGGAAAAGATGACCAAAACTTATTTTTACTAGACAATGCAGTTTTATACAATCCGTCTCACTTTTTAGGATTCTTTTCTTCGGTAAATCCTTTTACAACAAAAAAAGCAGATATCTATAAAGGAAGTATTCCTGCCGAATTTGGAGGTCGCCTTTCGTCTGTTTTTGACATTAAATCTAAAAGCGGAAATACTGAAAAACTTTCCGGAGAAGCAGGAATTGGACCAGTAATGAGTAATGTCACGCTCGAAGTTCCGATTGTAAAAGGCAAATCGAGTTTGCTATTTGGTGGTCGGGCAAGTTACTCCGATTGGATTTTGAAAACTATCAAAGATTCAAACTTAGAAAATAGTCAGGCTTCTTTTTATGATATTCTTCTAAAATACAACCATCAACTTACGAAAAAAGATAATCTTGAAACTTCATTTTATTATAGTCATGACAAGTACAGCATTTCTTCGGACTCCGTTTATAAATACAATAATCAATTAGCGACTGTAAAATGGGATCATGATTTTAATGAGAAAAATAAATCTTCATTTATCATAACCAATAGTCAATATAAGTTTAATATCAACTACGATTCTCAACCTGAAAGATCTTTTGATTATGGCTACAGAATCAACGAGACTCAATTTATCTTTAAAATGAAATACATTCTGAATGAAAAGCATGTATTTAATTATGGTATCAGCAGCAAGTTATACAATGTAAATCCTGGTTATCTTGCCCCTACAAATAGTTCTTCTCAAATTAAAAGTATTGATTTGCAAAATGAAAAGGGTCTGGAATCGGCATTGTTTTTTACTGAGAATTATAAGGTAAATGATGAATTATTAATCAATTTAGGATTGCGATATTCTATGTTTTCTGCACTTGGGCCTGCTTCTCAAAACGTCTACGAAACTGACTTTCCAAAATCAGACAGAACTGTTTTAGAAACCAAAACCTATTCGAATAATGATGTTATAAAAACTTATGGTGGCTTTGAGCCAAGGGTTTCTGCACGTTATTTTATACTTCCGGATTTATCAATTAAGGCAAGTTTTGACAGAACATATCAATATGTACACTTGCTTTCAAGCAATACAACGCAATCTCCAATAGATATGTGGAAACTTTCTGATTTAAATACGGAGCCACAATCTTCGAATCAATTTTCTTTAGGAATTTTCAAAAATATAATCAAAAACTCACTGGAATTAAGCATTGAAGGTTACTACAAAAAGTCGCAAAACATTTTGGATTATAAAGTTGGTGCCGAATTATTATTAAACAAAAACATAGAAACAGAACTTTTACAAGGTGAAGGAAAAGCATATGGAGTTGAGTTTTTGATCAAGAAAGAAAAAGGAAATTTTAATGGCTGGCTGAGTTATACTTATTCCAGAGCGCTAATAAAACTTGACAGTAAATTTGATTCTGAGAAAGTAAATAACGGAGAATACTTCCCTACGAATTATGACAAACCGCATGATTTTAGTGCTATTTTAAATTATAAATTCACAAAAAGATATAGCTTATCGACAAATTTTGTTTATCAAACCGGAAGACCTGTCACGTATCCAATTGGATCTTATGATTTTGCTGGTGAACAATTTACATTATATAGTGATCGTAATAAATATAGAATTCCGGATTATTACAGATTGGATATTGGCGTGAATATCGAAGGAAATCACAAGATAAAAAAACTCGCACATAGTTTCTGGAATGTTTCTGTTTATAACGTTCTTGGCCGAAACAATCCGTACAATGTTTACTTTGTTACAGAGGACAAAAAAATCAAGGCCTATAAAACCTCTATTTTTTCTGTTCCAATTCCGACAATAACTTATAACATAAAATTTTAA
- a CDS encoding LA_2272 family surface repeat-containing protein, which yields MKTSILVILSFVFGCSYGQNSVLIENDSVELHSQIFSLSPMSKKVDKVNGLVLGIGHVENKRIANQTINGINVEANPAPIAGAFIGFMSLINLPEIIKNNKKMDSINNTEDHYKIKNMNYFPDLKLNGLNISTGCFFTTTSMNGLNISAGNKFKNFNGLSVTVLGTIVDHQNGISIGIYNANNSLAGSTVGIYNQSYQLTGLHLGIFNQTRINRGMQIGVFNKSNSKGFQLGLWNINNKRSMPFLNW from the coding sequence ATGAAAACATCAATTTTAGTAATTCTAAGTTTTGTTTTTGGATGTTCTTACGGTCAGAATTCAGTTCTAATTGAAAATGATTCTGTTGAATTGCATTCTCAAATTTTCAGCCTTTCGCCAATGTCTAAAAAAGTTGATAAAGTAAACGGACTTGTATTGGGAATCGGGCATGTTGAAAATAAACGTATAGCAAATCAAACTATTAATGGTATAAATGTAGAAGCAAATCCGGCACCAATCGCTGGAGCTTTTATAGGCTTTATGTCATTAATAAACCTCCCGGAAATTATTAAAAACAATAAAAAAATGGATAGTATTAATAATACTGAGGATCATTATAAAATTAAGAACATGAATTATTTTCCTGATTTAAAATTAAATGGTCTAAATATTAGTACAGGATGCTTTTTTACCACAACGAGTATGAACGGATTGAATATTTCTGCCGGAAATAAATTCAAAAATTTTAATGGACTTTCGGTTACTGTTTTAGGAACAATTGTCGATCATCAAAATGGAATTTCGATTGGTATTTATAATGCTAATAATAGTTTGGCGGGCTCAACTGTTGGAATTTACAATCAATCTTATCAATTAACTGGATTGCACTTAGGAATTTTTAATCAAACGAGAATTAATAGAGGTATGCAGATTGGAGTTTTTAATAAATCAAATTCAAAAGGTTTTCAATTGGGTCTTTGGAATATAAATAATAAAAGGTCAATGCCTTTTTTAAACTGGTAA
- a CDS encoding CDP-alcohol phosphatidyltransferase family protein, which produces MKKVPLLLISIRLLLGFVMILIANSNFLYVRIILVSLMIFGLLTDIFDGIIARKVGVSSEKLRRMDSQVDLIFWLCVGWCAWLLNPEIIMDYKYAIISIFVMEGLTYLFSILKFGKETCTHALLSKLWGITLLVAFVSMIGFGHAGIPFFLAVFFGIVGHIDVYLIIYFLPEWTHDVPSSYHAYLIREGRSIKRHKWFNG; this is translated from the coding sequence ATGAAAAAAGTTCCTTTATTACTTATTAGCATTCGATTATTGTTGGGTTTCGTAATGATTTTAATTGCGAATAGTAATTTTCTCTATGTTAGAATCATTTTAGTTTCATTAATGATATTCGGATTGTTAACCGATATTTTTGATGGTATTATTGCTCGGAAAGTTGGTGTTTCGTCAGAAAAATTACGTAGAATGGATAGTCAGGTAGATTTAATTTTTTGGCTTTGTGTAGGCTGGTGCGCGTGGTTATTAAATCCTGAAATTATTATGGATTATAAATATGCTATTATTTCAATTTTTGTAATGGAAGGTTTGACCTATCTTTTTAGTATTCTGAAATTTGGAAAAGAGACTTGCACTCATGCACTTTTATCTAAATTATGGGGTATAACATTGCTGGTTGCTTTTGTTTCTATGATTGGTTTTGGTCACGCTGGAATTCCTTTTTTTCTTGCAGTATTTTTTGGAATAGTAGGGCATATTGATGTTTACCTGATTATTTATTTTTTACCTGAATGGACACATGATGTTCCTAGTTCTTATCACGCTTATTTAATCCGGGAAGGAAGATCAATCAAGAGACACAAATGGTTTAATGGATAA
- a CDS encoding polyribonucleotide nucleotidyltransferase — translation MIPQLFVEKIDLGDGRSITIETGRLAKQADGSVVVRMGDTMILATAVSARTSNPGVDFLPLTVDYREKFAAAGRFPGGFFKREARPSDSEVLTMRLVDRVLRPLFPDDYHAETQVMIQLMSHDEEVMPDALAGLAASAALAVSDIPFYNLISEVRVARIDGKFVINPSRVDLEKSDIDMMIGASLDSVAMVEGEMKEISEAEMVEAIKFAHEAIKVQIQAQLRLQAAFGKKEIRTYEGEKENEEIYKKVKAAAYDKIYDIAKVGSAKHERSAAFAEVKEEVKALFTEEELAADGDLVSKYFYKTNKEAVRNVVLELGVRLDGRKTTDIRPIWCETDYLPRVHGSSLFTRGETQALATVTLGTSREANQIDSPSEQGEEKFYLHYNFPPFSTGEAKPLRGTSRREVGHGNLAQRALKNMIPADCPYTIRIVSEVLESNGSSSMATVCAGTMALMDAGVQMVKPVSGIAMGLITDGEKFAVLSDILGDEDHLGDMDFKVTGTADGITACQMDIKIDGLRYDIMEQALGQAREGRLHILGKLTETIAAPRADVKAHAPKIITRTIPGNFIGALIGPGGKVIQELQKATGTTIVINEVDEQGVIEILGTDPAGIEAVLAKIKSITFKPQMGEAYEVKVIKMLDFGAVVEYTAAPGNEVLLHVSELAWERTENVTDVVNMGDIFEVKYLGVDPKTKKEKVSRKALLQRPPREEKKE, via the coding sequence ATGATTCCACAATTATTTGTAGAAAAGATCGATTTAGGTGATGGCAGAAGCATCACAATCGAGACAGGACGTTTAGCTAAACAAGCTGATGGTTCTGTAGTAGTAAGAATGGGCGACACGATGATTCTTGCGACAGCAGTTTCAGCTCGCACATCAAACCCAGGCGTTGATTTTTTACCATTGACAGTAGATTATCGCGAAAAATTTGCAGCAGCTGGTCGTTTCCCAGGAGGTTTCTTTAAGAGAGAAGCTCGTCCAAGCGATAGCGAAGTATTAACAATGAGATTAGTAGACCGTGTTTTACGTCCGCTTTTCCCAGATGATTACCACGCTGAAACACAAGTTATGATTCAATTAATGTCTCATGACGAAGAAGTTATGCCTGATGCTTTAGCTGGTTTAGCTGCATCTGCGGCATTAGCAGTTTCAGACATTCCTTTTTATAACTTAATTTCTGAAGTACGTGTTGCACGTATAGACGGAAAATTTGTTATTAATCCAAGCAGAGTAGACTTAGAAAAATCTGACATCGACATGATGATTGGTGCTTCTTTGGATTCTGTTGCGATGGTTGAAGGAGAGATGAAAGAAATCTCAGAAGCTGAAATGGTTGAAGCAATTAAATTTGCTCACGAAGCTATAAAAGTTCAAATTCAGGCGCAATTGCGTTTACAAGCTGCTTTTGGTAAAAAAGAAATTCGTACTTACGAAGGTGAGAAAGAAAACGAAGAAATTTACAAAAAAGTAAAAGCTGCAGCATATGATAAAATTTATGATATCGCTAAAGTTGGTTCAGCTAAACACGAAAGATCTGCTGCATTTGCTGAAGTAAAAGAAGAAGTAAAAGCTTTATTTACTGAAGAAGAATTAGCTGCTGATGGAGATTTAGTTTCTAAATATTTCTACAAAACAAACAAAGAAGCTGTTCGTAATGTAGTATTAGAATTAGGTGTTCGTTTAGATGGTAGAAAAACTACTGACATCAGACCAATCTGGTGTGAAACTGATTATTTACCAAGAGTTCACGGTTCATCTTTATTTACTCGTGGAGAAACTCAGGCTTTGGCAACTGTAACTTTAGGAACATCTAGAGAAGCAAACCAAATAGATTCTCCATCTGAACAAGGTGAAGAGAAATTCTACTTACACTATAACTTCCCTCCTTTCTCAACTGGTGAAGCAAAACCACTAAGAGGAACTTCAAGAAGAGAAGTTGGTCACGGTAACTTGGCTCAAAGAGCTTTAAAAAATATGATTCCTGCTGATTGTCCTTACACAATTCGTATTGTTTCTGAGGTTTTAGAATCTAACGGTTCTTCTTCTATGGCAACAGTTTGTGCTGGAACAATGGCTTTGATGGATGCTGGAGTTCAAATGGTAAAACCAGTTTCTGGTATTGCTATGGGATTAATTACTGATGGTGAGAAATTTGCTGTATTGTCTGATATTTTAGGTGATGAAGATCACTTAGGAGATATGGACTTTAAAGTAACCGGAACTGCTGATGGTATTACAGCTTGTCAAATGGACATTAAAATTGACGGTTTACGTTACGACATTATGGAGCAAGCTTTAGGGCAAGCACGTGAAGGACGTTTACACATTTTAGGAAAATTGACTGAGACTATCGCTGCACCAAGAGCTGATGTAAAAGCTCATGCACCAAAAATCATTACCAGAACTATTCCTGGAAACTTTATTGGAGCATTAATTGGACCTGGTGGAAAAGTAATTCAGGAATTACAAAAAGCTACAGGAACAACTATTGTTATCAACGAAGTTGACGAGCAAGGTGTTATCGAAATCTTAGGAACAGATCCTGCTGGAATTGAAGCAGTATTGGCTAAAATTAAGTCAATCACTTTCAAACCACAAATGGGAGAAGCTTATGAAGTAAAAGTAATCAAAATGTTAGATTTTGGAGCTGTAGTTGAATATACTGCTGCGCCAGGAAATGAAGTTTTATTACATGTTTCTGAATTAGCTTGGGAACGTACTGAAAATGTTACTGATGTTGTAAACATGGGTGATATATTTGAAGTAAAATACTTAGGTGTTGATCCTAAAACTAAAAAAGAAAAAGTGTCAAGAAAAGCACTTTTACAAAGACCTCCACGTGAGGAGAAAAAAGAGTAA
- the rpsO gene encoding 30S ribosomal protein S15, with amino-acid sequence MYLSKEKKEEIFAQHGGATNTGSAEGQIALFTYRISHLTEHLKKNRHDYNTERSLVLLVGKRRALLDYLKKKEINRYREIIKVLNIRK; translated from the coding sequence ATGTATTTAAGTAAAGAGAAAAAAGAAGAGATTTTCGCACAACACGGTGGTGCAACAAACACTGGAAGCGCAGAAGGTCAGATTGCATTGTTCACGTACAGAATTTCACACTTGACTGAACACTTGAAAAAAAATCGTCACGATTACAACACTGAGCGTTCACTTGTACTATTAGTAGGTAAAAGAAGAGCTTTGTTGGATTACTTGAAAAAGAAAGAGATCAACAGATATCGTGAGATTATCAAAGTATTGAATATCAGAAAATAA
- a CDS encoding GAF domain-containing protein, which produces MTFQELQPKISAIVADTNTLRDEKLLAICQLLNANVEYYNWVGFYFANHENKTLHLGPYVGAETDHTVIPFGKGICGQVAESNANFVVPDVAAQDNYIACSFTVKSEIVVPLFVNGVNIGQIDIDSHVIDPFTEADERFLEFVNQEVAKLF; this is translated from the coding sequence ATGACATTTCAAGAATTACAACCAAAAATAAGCGCAATTGTAGCTGATACTAATACTCTTAGAGACGAAAAATTATTAGCCATTTGCCAACTATTAAATGCAAATGTAGAATATTATAACTGGGTTGGTTTTTATTTTGCCAATCACGAAAACAAAACCTTGCATTTAGGACCTTATGTAGGCGCAGAAACTGATCATACTGTTATTCCGTTTGGAAAAGGAATTTGCGGACAAGTAGCCGAAAGCAATGCCAATTTTGTGGTGCCTGACGTCGCTGCTCAGGACAATTATATTGCGTGTAGTTTTACTGTGAAATCTGAAATTGTGGTTCCATTGTTTGTGAACGGAGTAAATATTGGTCAAATCGACATTGATAGTCACGTAATTGATCCTTTTACAGAAGCTGACGAAAGATTTTTAGAATTTGTAAATCAGGAAGTTGCTAAATTATTCTAA
- the xrtF gene encoding exosortase family protein XrtF, giving the protein MRKYLIQFKPFLIFIGTFFVTYIVLTFIYKWYLDSFQVNDVDGITKIVGRNVEQLMQLFNCDIKIDKKLSDSWLDVFYNKKYMTRIIEGCNAVSVVILFVSFVVAFSGKFKPTFLFILLGVLLIHIVNVIRIALLVILAYSFPEYAHFLHGVFFPLVIYGLVFALWFIWINKFSKYAR; this is encoded by the coding sequence TTGAGAAAATATTTAATACAGTTCAAACCCTTTCTGATTTTTATAGGTACTTTTTTTGTTACTTATATTGTACTTACCTTTATTTATAAGTGGTATTTGGATAGTTTTCAGGTAAATGATGTTGACGGAATTACAAAAATTGTAGGTCGCAATGTTGAACAATTAATGCAATTGTTTAATTGTGATATTAAAATAGATAAAAAATTGTCGGATTCCTGGTTAGATGTTTTTTATAATAAAAAATATATGACACGAATCATTGAAGGTTGTAATGCTGTTAGTGTCGTTATTTTGTTTGTTTCGTTTGTCGTAGCCTTCTCAGGAAAATTTAAACCAACGTTTCTTTTTATCTTACTTGGAGTTCTCCTAATTCATATTGTTAACGTTATCCGAATTGCATTATTAGTCATTCTGGCGTATAGTTTTCCGGAATATGCACATTTTTTACATGGCGTCTTTTTTCCTTTAGTTATATATGGGTTAGTATTTGCGTTATGGTTCATTTGGATAAATAAATTTTCAAAATATGCTAGATAA
- a CDS encoding exosortase F system-associated protein yields the protein MLDNLKEHKLKILVSILVVFCFGVIRAFEDQLFYDPFLNYFKEEFKNLPFPEVDSFKLFIGLFLRYILNSILSLILIYTLFQDVEILEFSTYMYGFFLVLLFVMFFVIVEYFPNANWLLFYVRRFIIQPIFVLLFIPAFYYQQQNLKK from the coding sequence ATGCTAGATAATTTAAAGGAACACAAATTAAAAATCCTGGTTTCGATTCTGGTTGTGTTTTGTTTTGGAGTTATCAGAGCTTTTGAAGATCAATTGTTTTATGATCCTTTTTTGAATTACTTTAAAGAAGAATTTAAAAATTTGCCCTTTCCTGAAGTTGATTCTTTTAAGCTTTTTATAGGGCTTTTTCTGCGATATATTCTAAATAGTATTTTGTCTTTAATACTAATCTACACATTGTTTCAGGATGTCGAAATTCTGGAATTCAGTACCTATATGTATGGTTTTTTTCTGGTACTTCTTTTTGTAATGTTCTTTGTGATTGTCGAATATTTTCCAAATGCAAACTGGCTTCTTTTTTATGTAAGACGATTTATAATTCAGCCAATATTTGTATTGTTATTTATTCCAGCATTTTACTATCAGCAGCAAAATCTTAAAAAATAA
- a CDS encoding TonB-dependent siderophore receptor, protein MQKNIMLFCMILFSISAFSQEDLEEVKITKKQKGIKKSYTLTSNTSVITSKELLKAACCNLAESFETNPSIDVNFSDALTGTKQIKMLGLTSPYLMITEENIPSVRGASQAYGLSFTPGTWIESVQITKGAGSVINGYESISGQINTELLKPLNDIPFFLNVYGSTDARFEVNTHFNKKLSDKWATSLFVHGNARVAKNDMNNDGFLDNPLGKQINVLNRYQYYDAESGLVSFINFRYMNDKKQTGEVDFDKDRDRGTTNHWGSEINTERFDVSTKIGYVFKDMPYQSIGFQNAFNSHNQNSYFGLNLYDIKQNSFYSNLIFNSIINNTKHKFSTGLNFTYDQYQEFVNVTDYSRIDNSVGAFFEYTYDNTDNFSLILGGRVDNHNRLGFFVTPRLHMRYNPWKDGVIRFSAGRGKRSANIFAENQQLFASSRTFSILDNSGKIYGLNPEIAWNYGVSFSQKFKIFNKNAEAGFDFYRTDFQNQAVVDLMQSPQEVLFYNLKGSSFANSFQFEFNYELIHNLNLRTAYKYYDIQTDYLRGTFQRPLQAKHRFLGNLEYETQLNNGKQWKFDYTFNWSGKQQLPYTASNPVEDQFPDFSPSYAVMNMQVTRVISLVFEVYVGGENIGNYKQQKAILGAEDPFGPNFDASVAYAPIFGQMYYAGLRFKIK, encoded by the coding sequence ATGCAAAAAAATATCATGCTTTTTTGTATGATTTTATTTTCTATTTCTGCTTTTTCACAAGAAGATTTAGAGGAAGTTAAAATCACAAAGAAGCAAAAAGGAATAAAAAAATCCTATACACTTACCTCAAATACATCCGTAATTACAAGTAAAGAATTGCTTAAAGCGGCATGTTGTAATTTGGCCGAAAGTTTCGAAACAAATCCGTCAATCGATGTCAATTTTTCTGATGCTTTGACAGGAACGAAGCAAATAAAAATGTTGGGACTTACAAGTCCGTATCTAATGATTACTGAAGAGAATATTCCTTCGGTTCGTGGAGCTTCTCAAGCTTATGGATTGTCATTTACTCCCGGAACCTGGATCGAAAGTGTTCAGATTACTAAAGGAGCCGGAAGTGTAATCAATGGCTACGAAAGTATTTCAGGCCAAATAAATACTGAGCTTTTAAAACCATTAAATGACATTCCGTTCTTTTTGAATGTTTATGGTTCTACCGATGCCAGGTTTGAAGTAAATACACATTTCAATAAAAAGTTATCTGATAAATGGGCGACAAGTTTGTTTGTTCATGGAAATGCCCGTGTCGCAAAAAACGATATGAATAATGATGGTTTTCTGGATAATCCTTTAGGAAAACAAATCAACGTTTTAAACCGTTATCAATATTATGATGCCGAAAGTGGTTTGGTGAGTTTTATCAATTTCAGATATATGAATGATAAAAAACAAACCGGAGAAGTTGACTTTGATAAAGACAGAGATCGCGGAACAACTAATCATTGGGGTTCAGAAATCAATACAGAAAGGTTTGATGTTTCGACAAAAATTGGATACGTTTTTAAAGATATGCCGTATCAAAGTATCGGTTTTCAGAACGCTTTTAATAGTCATAATCAAAACTCTTATTTTGGATTGAATTTGTATGACATTAAGCAAAATAGTTTTTATTCGAATTTAATTTTCAATTCGATTATAAATAATACGAAGCATAAGTTCTCGACAGGTTTGAATTTTACGTATGACCAATATCAGGAATTTGTGAACGTAACTGATTATAGTCGAATTGATAATTCAGTTGGAGCGTTCTTTGAATATACATATGATAATACAGATAACTTTAGCTTAATTCTTGGAGGACGAGTTGATAATCATAATCGTTTAGGATTTTTTGTTACACCGCGTTTACATATGAGATACAATCCTTGGAAAGATGGAGTTATCCGATTTTCTGCGGGAAGAGGAAAACGTTCGGCTAATATTTTTGCTGAGAATCAACAGCTTTTTGCAAGTTCCAGAACATTTTCTATTTTAGATAATAGCGGAAAAATTTATGGACTAAATCCTGAGATTGCCTGGAATTACGGCGTTAGTTTTTCTCAGAAATTTAAAATTTTCAATAAAAATGCCGAAGCAGGATTTGATTTCTACAGAACCGATTTCCAAAATCAGGCCGTTGTAGATTTAATGCAAAGTCCACAAGAAGTTTTGTTTTATAATCTAAAAGGAAGTTCATTTGCGAATAGTTTTCAGTTTGAATTCAATTATGAGTTGATTCATAATTTAAATTTGAGAACAGCTTATAAATATTATGATATTCAAACCGATTATTTAAGAGGAACTTTTCAGCGTCCGTTGCAGGCAAAACATCGTTTTTTAGGGAATCTGGAATACGAAACTCAGTTGAACAATGGGAAACAATGGAAGTTTGATTATACCTTTAATTGGTCAGGAAAGCAACAATTACCTTATACGGCATCAAATCCTGTAGAAGATCAGTTTCCGGATTTTTCGCCATCATATGCTGTTATGAATATGCAGGTTACAAGAGTAATTTCGCTTGTTTTTGAAGTATATGTTGGAGGAGAAAATATTGGAAATTACAAACAACAGAAAGCAATTTTGGGTGCCGAAGATCCATTTGGACCTAATTTTGATGCTTCTGTAGCATATGCGCCAATTTTTGGACAAATGTATTACGCAGGATTACGATTTAAAATAAAATAA
- a CDS encoding heavy-metal-associated domain-containing protein — MKNILLIALITFLGFSAQAQTKKNKNLKYTTEVNGNCEQCKKRIEKAAFGVPGVKTASWDISSHQLTVILNEEKSSPADLNKAIAKVGHDTKEVKATESDYANLHSCCKYVREE, encoded by the coding sequence ATGAAAAATATACTTTTAATCGCATTAATTACTTTTTTAGGATTTTCGGCACAAGCCCAAACTAAGAAAAACAAGAATTTGAAATATACTACAGAAGTAAATGGTAATTGTGAGCAATGTAAAAAACGTATCGAAAAAGCTGCGTTTGGTGTTCCGGGAGTTAAAACGGCAAGTTGGGATATAAGTTCACATCAATTAACGGTAATTCTAAACGAAGAAAAATCGTCGCCAGCAGATTTAAACAAAGCAATTGCCAAGGTAGGGCATGATACTAAAGAAGTTAAAGCAACGGAATCTGATTATGCTAATTTGCATTCATGTTGTAAATATGTAAGAGAAGAATAA